One window of the Chryseobacterium camelliae genome contains the following:
- a CDS encoding T9SS type A sorting domain-containing protein, which translates to MNKTLLIALSLSASFSLSAQVLESDNYNSYNVGNLTTAVDGTTVGQGGMYAYGGTAANYQIVTGDATHAKYLQVTGGSDGTATSSRYVFKSGLATAWSNRVSGNNIIKGSVEIYTGTSTNKHSSGVSVVSATNGIVGIRYNSQTKTINGLAYLQVNGNPPSNGYYSITGLTTNTYPANTWIKVGYSYNKTTGAITYNIAGSSQTLAVTGASTVAGLDPSEFDVYSSPTVSSATDPANTGPTTFGIDNYVVEASSNATLATDDVKNTKTSVIAIGPNPAIDYLNILTEEKINAVEIFDVTGRKVPVALEGNRINVRDLNAGTYIISFETKAGKVSEKFIKK; encoded by the coding sequence ATGAATAAAACTTTATTAATTGCTTTATCTCTTTCAGCTAGTTTTTCTTTATCTGCTCAAGTATTGGAATCAGATAATTATAATTCTTACAATGTTGGAAATTTAACAACTGCAGTAGACGGTACTACTGTCGGACAAGGGGGAATGTATGCTTACGGTGGAACAGCCGCTAATTATCAAATTGTGACAGGTGATGCTACCCACGCTAAATATTTGCAAGTTACCGGAGGTAGTGACGGAACTGCTACTTCTTCAAGATACGTTTTTAAAAGTGGATTGGCTACTGCCTGGTCTAACAGGGTTTCTGGCAATAACATTATAAAAGGATCTGTCGAAATTTATACAGGGACCTCTACCAATAAACATTCTTCAGGGGTATCTGTTGTAAGTGCAACAAATGGAATTGTAGGAATCAGATATAATTCTCAGACAAAAACCATCAATGGACTAGCCTATTTACAAGTTAATGGAAATCCACCATCGAATGGATATTACAGTATTACGGGATTAACTACCAATACATATCCTGCCAATACGTGGATTAAAGTGGGGTACAGTTATAACAAAACGACAGGAGCAATTACTTATAATATTGCGGGAAGCTCTCAAACATTAGCTGTTACTGGAGCAAGCACAGTTGCGGGATTGGATCCATCGGAATTCGATGTATATAGTTCTCCTACGGTATCTTCAGCAACGGATCCTGCCAATACAGGACCTACAACTTTTGGTATCGACAATTATGTGGTGGAAGCTTCTAGTAATGCTACATTAGCTACAGACGATGTTAAAAATACTAAGACCTCAGTAATTGCCATAGGACCAAATCCGGCTATTGATTACTTAAATATTCTTACAGAAGAAAAAATCAATGCTGTTGAGATTTTTGATGTTACAGGCAGAAAAGTACCAGTGGCATTGGAAGGAAACAGAATAAATGTAAGAGACCTCAATGCCGGAACGTATATCATCAGTTTTGAGACAAAGGCCGGAAAGGTATCTGAAAAATTCATTAAAAAATAA
- a CDS encoding dipeptidase, whose translation MQETLNYIHENKQRFVDELFELLRIPSISADPAYKNDVLQCAEVCAQHLKNAGADNVEVCQTKGYPIVFGEKILDQSLPTVLVYGHYDVQPADPLELWKKPPFEPYIEKTELHPEGAIFARGSADDKGQFFMHLKAFEAMMETNTLPCNVKFILEGEEEVGSVSLGDFVNENKDKLTCDCILISDTHIYSNEQPTVTTGLRGLSYVEVEVEGPNRDLHSGLYGGAVPNPIHVLSRMIAQLIDEDGQITIDGFYDNVQDVSDEERAEMNKLKDNPEEFKKSIGLSNVEGELGFTTLERTSIRPTLDCNGIWGGYTGEGAKTVIPSKAFAKISMRLVPYQTPEEITEKFTAYFKKIAPDTVKVKVTPHHGGMPYVLPTDTKEFQAAKKAMESSFGKEVLPYRGGGSIPITAMFEKVLGAKSVLMGFGLDSDAIHSPNEHYGLFNFYKGIESIPLFFENYAK comes from the coding sequence ATGCAAGAGACCCTAAATTACATTCACGAAAATAAACAGCGTTTCGTGGATGAATTATTTGAATTACTGAGAATTCCTTCCATTTCCGCAGATCCTGCCTATAAAAATGATGTTTTACAATGCGCTGAAGTATGTGCACAGCACCTGAAAAATGCCGGTGCCGATAACGTTGAAGTATGCCAGACTAAAGGATATCCTATTGTTTTCGGTGAAAAGATACTGGATCAGAGCCTTCCTACCGTATTGGTTTACGGACATTATGACGTTCAGCCTGCAGATCCGCTGGAACTATGGAAAAAACCTCCTTTTGAACCTTATATTGAAAAAACCGAGCTTCATCCTGAAGGGGCCATCTTTGCCAGGGGATCTGCGGATGACAAAGGCCAGTTTTTTATGCACCTGAAGGCATTTGAAGCCATGATGGAGACCAATACACTTCCTTGCAATGTCAAATTCATTCTGGAAGGAGAGGAAGAGGTAGGTTCTGTAAGCCTGGGTGATTTTGTGAACGAAAATAAAGATAAATTAACGTGTGACTGCATCCTGATTTCAGATACCCATATCTACAGCAACGAACAGCCTACGGTAACTACAGGATTAAGAGGACTGAGTTATGTGGAAGTAGAAGTGGAAGGACCGAACAGGGATCTCCATTCAGGGTTGTACGGTGGAGCTGTACCTAACCCGATCCACGTGCTTTCCAGGATGATTGCGCAGCTGATTGATGAAGACGGTCAGATCACCATCGATGGCTTTTATGATAATGTCCAAGATGTTTCCGATGAAGAAAGAGCTGAAATGAATAAGCTGAAAGACAATCCGGAAGAATTTAAAAAATCAATCGGATTGAGTAATGTAGAAGGTGAACTGGGATTTACCACTCTGGAAAGAACCTCCATCCGTCCTACATTGGACTGCAACGGAATCTGGGGCGGTTACACAGGAGAAGGAGCCAAAACGGTAATTCCTTCCAAGGCATTTGCCAAAATTTCGATGCGTTTAGTCCCGTATCAGACTCCTGAAGAGATTACTGAGAAATTTACGGCTTACTTTAAAAAAATAGCTCCGGATACCGTAAAAGTAAAAGTCACTCCTCATCATGGTGGAATGCCATACGTATTGCCTACGGATACAAAAGAGTTCCAGGCGGCCAAAAAAGCAATGGAGTCTTCGTTTGGCAAAGAAGTTCTTCCGTACAGGGGAGGAGGAAGCATCCCGATCACAGCCATGTTTGAAAAAGTCCTGGGTGCCAAATCTGTCCTGATGGGATTCGGTCTCGATTCCGATGCCATCCATTCCCCGAATGAGCATTACGGCCTCTTTAATTTCTATAAAGGAATTGAGAGTATACCGCTGTTTTTTGAGAATTATGCGAAATAA
- a CDS encoding class I SAM-dependent methyltransferase — MTKILDPTIQEYIRTNINADLPSLLLKKSPFPEVTMQEIVQQIKGKRVAEKKFPFLLKEGIIFPPQINLEQASSEKTARYKADLLKGEKFIDLTAGFCIDAFYLSEGFEEVTLVEQNSVLLETVKHNWYILGREARFISGQLEDFLQGNEEHFDIIYLDPARRDQQKNKVFLLEDLSPNILDIQDRLLAISETVVIKLSPLIDLTYLLSVLPSTFRIDIIAVKNDVKEVVIFLSGRQNNQISCWCVNLESGEPPFTYTIGDEETAHAEYAEPGKYLYIPNNAILKAGTFNLVSQRFNLKKLHPNTHFYTSDHREGDFPGRILEVECVESKDIKKKSQFNIISRNHPLKPEEIRKKYQLKDGGEHYLIFTQSKKGKIILKSV, encoded by the coding sequence GTGACTAAGATTTTAGACCCTACCATTCAGGAATATATCCGGACGAATATCAATGCTGATCTTCCTTCATTACTATTAAAAAAGTCCCCATTCCCTGAAGTGACCATGCAGGAAATCGTCCAGCAGATCAAAGGGAAACGGGTTGCGGAAAAGAAATTTCCTTTCTTGCTTAAAGAAGGTATTATTTTTCCACCTCAGATCAATCTCGAGCAGGCATCATCTGAAAAAACAGCACGGTATAAGGCAGACCTTCTCAAAGGTGAAAAATTTATTGATCTTACTGCCGGTTTCTGCATTGATGCCTTTTACCTTTCAGAAGGTTTTGAAGAAGTTACCCTGGTAGAACAAAATTCCGTACTGCTGGAAACGGTTAAACATAACTGGTATATACTTGGCAGGGAAGCACGGTTTATCAGTGGTCAGCTTGAGGATTTTTTACAGGGTAATGAAGAGCATTTTGATATTATCTATCTCGATCCGGCCAGGCGCGACCAACAGAAAAATAAAGTTTTCCTTCTGGAAGACCTTTCCCCGAATATTCTGGATATCCAGGACAGGCTGTTGGCGATTTCCGAAACTGTTGTTATCAAGCTGTCACCCCTTATTGACCTTACCTATCTTCTTTCGGTCCTTCCTTCAACTTTCAGGATCGATATTATTGCCGTAAAAAATGATGTCAAAGAAGTGGTGATATTCCTGTCGGGCCGCCAGAATAATCAGATCAGCTGTTGGTGTGTCAATCTGGAAAGCGGTGAACCACCGTTTACCTATACCATTGGTGATGAAGAAACTGCCCATGCAGAATATGCGGAGCCCGGAAAATACCTTTACATCCCGAATAATGCAATACTGAAGGCCGGAACTTTTAATCTGGTCTCCCAAAGATTTAACCTGAAAAAACTGCATCCCAATACCCATTTTTATACTTCAGATCATAGGGAAGGAGATTTTCCGGGAAGGATCCTGGAAGTAGAATGTGTTGAAAGCAAGGATATTAAGAAAAAAAGCCAGTTTAATATTATTTCCAGAAACCATCCTCTCAAACCTGAGGAAATCAGGAAGAAATACCAGCTGAAAGATGGAGGGGAACACTATCTTATTTTTACACAATCCAAAAAAGGTAAAATTATTTTAAAATCAGTCTGA
- a CDS encoding DinB family protein, translating to MKEKLIDIFEYTHYFNHEVIKAIAGNISKTDEKIIRLINHTLNAQQIWNARILGEKTFDVWQINPFGNLEEINTSNHQKSTGIIRDSDLDQRIQYHNSKGTTFENSIFEMLFHAVNHSTYHRGQINMLMKSSGIDPVPADYIFYNW from the coding sequence ATGAAGGAAAAGCTGATCGATATATTTGAATATACCCATTATTTCAACCATGAAGTGATCAAGGCCATTGCAGGAAATATCTCCAAGACCGATGAAAAAATAATCAGACTGATCAACCATACCCTGAATGCCCAGCAAATATGGAACGCAAGGATCCTTGGTGAAAAGACATTTGATGTCTGGCAGATCAATCCTTTTGGAAATCTTGAAGAAATCAATACCAGCAACCATCAGAAAAGTACCGGAATCATCAGGGACTCCGATTTAGATCAGAGAATTCAGTATCATAATTCAAAAGGAACAACCTTTGAAAACAGTATTTTCGAAATGCTTTTTCATGCCGTTAATCATTCTACCTATCACAGAGGGCAGATTAATATGCTGATGAAAAGCAGCGGTATTGATCCTGTACCGGCAGATTATATTTTTTATAATTGGTAA
- a CDS encoding methylmalonyl-CoA mutase family protein has protein sequence MSDTFTRWESLVKKQLKTEDIDAVLRKENLEGLEVKPFYDAVQEPLPNIAKVEENTHLVARYHESLEEDVFAFLIDHNVENLEQKTIFVNNKDLAGHISPEEEDQYFSLIDGFDEHEARIDDQLTKELLAKNFRRKIAVDVSLHQNAGASITQQLGMALAKTKELIEVYGPDILDQLIFRLAVGASYFFEMAKLRAFRLAFNQLSKEYGKDDIPYIFAETSLRNKSVADQENNLIRSSLELAAAMIGGADAVFSTNYLVDRSTENSEEISFKQQIVLAYESIINVFEDAANGSYYVEDLTRQIAEKSWAYFVSVEEKGGYLKLLRQGWIQKEIYNHAVEEQKWVQDGRIKLIGVNLYPKLEVKRTAEELYSEKEIQPVRWAEMFE, from the coding sequence ATGTCAGATACATTCACCCGTTGGGAAAGCCTGGTAAAGAAACAACTGAAGACTGAAGATATTGATGCCGTTCTCAGAAAAGAAAATCTGGAAGGCCTTGAAGTAAAGCCCTTTTACGATGCCGTTCAGGAACCACTGCCCAATATAGCCAAAGTTGAGGAAAATACCCATCTTGTAGCCCGGTATCATGAAAGCCTTGAGGAAGATGTTTTTGCCTTTTTGATTGATCATAATGTTGAAAATCTGGAGCAGAAGACGATCTTCGTTAATAATAAAGATCTTGCCGGACACATCAGTCCCGAAGAGGAAGATCAGTATTTTTCCCTGATTGATGGTTTTGATGAACATGAAGCACGGATCGATGACCAGCTGACCAAAGAACTGCTGGCCAAAAACTTCAGGAGAAAGATCGCAGTGGATGTTTCACTGCATCAGAATGCGGGTGCATCCATCACCCAGCAATTAGGAATGGCGCTGGCGAAAACCAAAGAACTTATTGAAGTATACGGACCGGATATCCTGGATCAGCTGATATTCAGGCTTGCAGTAGGAGCCAGCTACTTTTTTGAAATGGCCAAGCTCAGAGCATTCAGGCTGGCCTTCAACCAGCTTTCAAAAGAATACGGAAAAGACGATATCCCTTATATTTTCGCTGAAACTTCCCTAAGAAACAAATCTGTGGCCGATCAGGAAAACAACCTTATCCGGTCTTCCCTGGAGCTGGCTGCGGCAATGATCGGAGGGGCAGATGCGGTCTTCAGCACTAATTACCTGGTGGATCGAAGCACGGAAAACTCAGAAGAAATATCCTTTAAACAGCAGATTGTATTGGCTTATGAAAGCATCATCAATGTCTTTGAAGATGCAGCCAACGGCAGTTATTATGTGGAAGACCTAACGAGGCAGATCGCTGAAAAATCCTGGGCCTATTTTGTGTCTGTTGAAGAAAAAGGAGGATATCTTAAGCTCCTGAGACAAGGCTGGATCCAGAAAGAAATCTATAACCATGCTGTTGAAGAACAGAAGTGGGTGCAGGATGGCAGGATCAAACTGATCGGGGTCAATCTGTATCCGAAATTGGAGGTTAAAAGAACAGCAGAGGAACTCTACAGCGAAAAAGAAATACAACCTGTCCGGTGGGCAGAAATGTTTGAGTAA
- a CDS encoding FtsB family cell division protein, with the protein MSAKKLIKDIQPKSETLRLIQKYVLNKYTITIALFLVWMVFFDKTSFLVINELNGEIGKYEEQLQYYKTEYEKNDAFYKKLMNNKSEKEKYARENYFMKKPNEEIFILVADSTHIAKNK; encoded by the coding sequence ATGTCAGCAAAAAAATTAATTAAAGACATCCAGCCGAAATCAGAGACGCTGAGACTGATTCAGAAATATGTTCTGAATAAATATACGATTACCATAGCTTTGTTCCTGGTATGGATGGTTTTCTTTGATAAAACTTCATTTCTCGTGATCAATGAGCTTAACGGTGAGATCGGGAAATATGAAGAACAGCTGCAGTACTATAAAACCGAATACGAGAAAAACGATGCGTTTTATAAAAAGCTCATGAACAACAAATCTGAAAAAGAGAAATACGCAAGGGAGAATTACTTCATGAAAAAACCGAATGAAGAGATTTTTATCCTCGTTGCCGACAGTACGCATATTGCGAAAAATAAGTAA
- the udk gene encoding uridine kinase, with amino-acid sequence MLVIGIAGGTGSGKTTVVDKIIQQLDIEGMNILSQDNYYHDNHNLTLVEREALNYDHPKSIDFDLLIQHVRALKNSQPIEQPIYSFVTHSRTGDHVTVEPKNVLVVEGILVLTNKELLKEFDLKVFVHADSDERLIRRIRRDTQERGRDLNEVLHRYQTTLKPMHQEFIEPSKNEADLIIPNMRQNSVAIDFLTTVIKNSLRKH; translated from the coding sequence ATGCTTGTAATAGGAATTGCAGGAGGAACAGGATCCGGCAAAACTACGGTTGTTGATAAAATCATTCAGCAGCTTGACATTGAAGGAATGAATATCCTTTCACAGGATAATTATTACCACGACAACCATAACTTAACCCTGGTAGAGCGGGAAGCGTTGAATTACGACCACCCGAAATCCATAGATTTTGATCTCCTGATACAGCATGTGAGGGCACTTAAAAACAGCCAGCCCATTGAGCAGCCGATTTACAGCTTCGTCACCCATTCCAGGACCGGAGACCATGTAACGGTAGAGCCTAAAAATGTACTGGTTGTAGAGGGAATCCTTGTTCTGACCAACAAGGAACTGCTGAAAGAATTTGACCTGAAGGTTTTTGTTCACGCTGATTCGGATGAACGGCTGATCAGAAGGATCAGGAGAGATACACAGGAGCGGGGAAGGGACCTGAATGAAGTACTACACCGGTACCAGACCACTTTAAAGCCGATGCACCAGGAATTCATCGAACCCTCAAAAAACGAAGCGGATCTGATCATCCCGAATATGAGACAGAACTCCGTTGCCATTGATTTTCTAACGACCGTCATTAAGAATTCACTGAGAAAACATTAG
- a CDS encoding ATP-dependent Clp protease adaptor ClpS has protein sequence MIFYNSIRDYEDPKRQYEEEVLVMDDTDDVYKLILHNDDVHTFDYVIDSLIEICKHTLEQAEQCTMLVHYKGKCTVKTGSMDLLKPMHEKLLSRELTSEIV, from the coding sequence ATGATTTTTTATAACAGCATTAGAGATTATGAAGATCCGAAACGCCAGTATGAAGAAGAAGTTCTCGTAATGGATGATACCGATGATGTATATAAGCTCATCCTGCATAATGATGATGTGCATACATTTGATTACGTTATCGACAGTCTTATAGAAATATGCAAACATACCCTGGAACAGGCCGAACAATGTACCATGCTGGTGCATTACAAAGGCAAGTGTACGGTAAAGACAGGTTCAATGGATCTTCTGAAACCCATGCATGAGAAACTGCTTTCAAGGGAACTGACGAGCGAAATCGTATAA
- a CDS encoding hemolysin family protein, which produces MDSDIVRLLLAVFLVLLNGFFVAAEFSIVKVRYSQIQIKAAEGNSMAKQAEHIIKHLDEYLSATQLGITLASLALGWVGESALHHVVENTFNSLHITLSAATITSISVITSFVLITVMHIVFGELIPKSIAIRKSEATTMATAVPLRVFYTVFKPFIWLMNLMSNGFLRLIKIHPASEQEIHSTEELQLLVKQSADSGEIEEENYEIIKNAFDFTDHSAKQIMVPRQNITSIDFEEDVNEIINTIMESGYSRIPVYLDSIDNVIGILYTKEIIREFVRRKGELTHEDLKELMRDAFFVVGSKKISDLLKIFQQKKQHLAIVIDEFGGTEGIITLEDILEELVGEIQDEEDEEDKVVDKIGDNTYWVQATQPLDEINEHLPKKLTLSEESEYNTLAGFILHALEDIPEENQEFDLESYHFKILKMNNKSVELVELVYEEPNIINNLADTIGEV; this is translated from the coding sequence ATGGACTCGGACATAGTCAGGCTACTGTTAGCCGTATTTCTTGTTTTACTTAATGGCTTTTTCGTAGCCGCAGAATTTTCGATTGTTAAAGTTCGTTACTCACAAATCCAGATAAAAGCCGCAGAAGGGAATTCTATGGCCAAGCAGGCGGAACATATCATCAAACACCTTGATGAATACCTTTCCGCCACACAATTAGGTATTACCTTAGCATCTCTTGCCTTGGGTTGGGTAGGAGAAAGCGCCCTGCATCATGTGGTGGAAAATACATTCAACTCCCTGCATATTACTTTAAGTGCAGCGACCATAACCTCCATTTCTGTGATTACCAGTTTTGTACTGATCACAGTTATGCATATCGTATTCGGTGAGCTGATCCCAAAATCGATTGCGATCCGTAAGTCTGAAGCCACCACTATGGCTACAGCCGTACCCCTGAGGGTTTTCTATACGGTATTCAAACCGTTTATATGGCTGATGAACTTAATGTCCAACGGTTTCTTAAGGCTTATTAAGATCCATCCTGCTTCCGAACAGGAGATTCACTCCACTGAAGAACTGCAGTTGCTGGTAAAGCAGAGTGCCGACAGCGGGGAAATTGAAGAGGAAAATTATGAGATCATTAAAAATGCTTTCGATTTTACGGATCACTCTGCCAAGCAGATTATGGTTCCGAGGCAGAATATAACTTCCATTGATTTTGAAGAAGACGTCAATGAGATCATCAATACCATTATGGAAAGCGGATATTCGCGTATTCCAGTGTATCTGGATTCCATAGATAATGTCATCGGTATTTTATATACTAAGGAGATTATAAGGGAATTTGTACGCAGGAAAGGGGAGCTGACCCATGAGGACCTTAAAGAACTGATGCGTGATGCCTTCTTCGTAGTCGGAAGCAAGAAAATTTCTGACCTTCTTAAAATCTTTCAGCAGAAGAAACAGCATTTAGCCATTGTTATTGATGAATTCGGCGGTACCGAAGGGATCATAACCCTGGAAGATATCCTGGAAGAGCTTGTAGGAGAAATTCAGGATGAAGAAGATGAAGAGGACAAAGTGGTGGATAAAATCGGTGACAATACCTATTGGGTACAGGCTACCCAGCCACTGGACGAAATCAACGAACATTTACCTAAGAAACTAACCCTTTCGGAGGAGAGTGAATACAATACCCTTGCAGGATTTATCCTCCACGCGCTGGAAGATATCCCTGAAGAGAATCAGGAATTTGATCTGGAAAGCTACCATTTTAAAATTCTGAAGATGAATAACAAAAGTGTGGAGCTCGTGGAACTGGTCTATGAAGAACCTAATATCATAAACAATTTAGCCGATACCATCGGTGAAGTATAA
- the atpG gene encoding ATP synthase F1 subunit gamma: MANLKEIRGRITSISSTMQITRAMKMVSAAKLKKAQDAIVMLRPYSEKLQELIENVNSSSDPDQISIYAQKRPVKRVLFIAVTSNRGLAGAFNSSIVKELNIQFQNQSQYEVEVLPIGKKAYDAVRKNRKVFANESAVYDNLNFDVVANVTEGVMTSFREGKFDEVYLIYNKFVNAATQEVTTEQLLPISMPETTEPQVETDYIFEPNRAEILDNLIPKSIKTQVFKAILDSVASEHGARMTAMHKATDNAQALKNDLVIFYNKARQAAITNEILEIVSGAEALKGS; this comes from the coding sequence ATGGCAAACTTAAAAGAAATACGAGGCAGAATTACGTCAATTTCATCAACGATGCAGATTACCCGTGCCATGAAAATGGTTTCGGCAGCGAAACTGAAGAAAGCACAGGATGCCATCGTGATGTTGAGACCGTACTCAGAAAAACTGCAGGAACTGATTGAGAATGTAAATTCCAGCTCAGATCCTGATCAGATTTCCATATATGCCCAGAAAAGACCTGTGAAAAGAGTGCTTTTCATTGCTGTTACATCAAACAGGGGTCTTGCAGGTGCTTTCAATTCATCCATTGTGAAAGAACTGAACATCCAGTTCCAGAATCAGTCCCAGTATGAAGTTGAAGTACTGCCTATCGGTAAGAAAGCGTATGATGCAGTAAGAAAAAATCGTAAGGTATTTGCTAATGAAAGTGCGGTTTATGACAATCTGAACTTTGATGTAGTGGCTAACGTTACCGAAGGGGTAATGACCAGCTTCAGAGAAGGGAAGTTTGATGAAGTGTACCTTATCTATAACAAGTTCGTGAATGCGGCTACTCAGGAAGTAACCACAGAGCAGCTTCTTCCGATTTCAATGCCTGAAACTACAGAACCCCAGGTGGAAACGGATTACATCTTTGAACCTAACAGGGCTGAAATCCTGGATAACCTGATCCCTAAGTCCATCAAGACCCAGGTATTTAAGGCCATCCTTGATTCCGTAGCATCTGAACACGGGGCAAGAATGACCGCAATGCATAAAGCGACAGATAATGCACAGGCGCTGAAAAATGATCTTGTGATCTTTTATAATAAAGCAAGACAGGCGGCTATTACCAATGAAATCCTTGAAATTGTTTCCGGAGCGGAGGCACTGAAAGGATCTTAA
- the atpA gene encoding F0F1 ATP synthase subunit alpha, producing the protein MAEINPAEVSAILKQQLANFDTQSNVEEVGTVLTIGDGIARVYGLENVQYGELVKFSSDVEGIVLNLEEDNVGVALLGESKLVKEGDTVKRTNRISSIKVGEGMLGRVVDTLGNAIDGKGPITGDLYEMPLERKAPGVIYRQPVTEPLQSGIVAIDSMIPVGRGQRELIIGDRQTGKTTVAIDTIINQKEFYEAGKPVYCIYVAIGQKASTVAQIVKTLSDKGALAYTVIVAANASDPVPMQVYSAMAGAAIGEFFRDTGRPALIVYDDLSKQAVAYRELSLLLRRPPGREAYPGDVFYLHSRLLERAAKVIADDNIASQMNDLPESLKPIVKGGGSLTALPIIETQAGDVSAYIPTNVISITDGQIFLESDLFNSGVRPAINVGISVSRVGGNAQIKSMKKVSGTLKLDQAQYKELEAFAKFGSDLDASTLAVISKGERNVEILKQPVNSPLPVDSQVAMIYAGTENLLRNVPIRKVKEFQIEYIDFLRSKHPDTMAAIKAGKIDDSITSVLKQAANDLASKYN; encoded by the coding sequence ATGGCAGAAATAAATCCGGCAGAAGTATCTGCGATCTTAAAACAGCAATTGGCCAACTTCGACACTCAATCCAATGTTGAGGAAGTAGGTACAGTTTTAACCATCGGTGATGGTATTGCCCGTGTTTACGGGTTAGAAAACGTACAATACGGAGAGTTGGTAAAGTTTTCTAGTGATGTGGAAGGTATTGTACTTAACCTTGAGGAAGACAACGTAGGTGTTGCTTTATTAGGAGAAAGTAAATTGGTAAAAGAAGGAGATACCGTAAAAAGAACCAACAGAATCTCTTCTATCAAAGTAGGAGAAGGAATGTTAGGAAGAGTAGTGGATACCCTGGGTAACGCTATCGATGGTAAAGGCCCTATTACCGGGGATTTATATGAAATGCCATTGGAAAGAAAGGCTCCCGGAGTAATCTACAGGCAGCCGGTAACCGAACCGTTACAGTCCGGTATCGTAGCGATCGACTCTATGATCCCTGTAGGAAGAGGACAGAGAGAGCTGATCATCGGTGACAGACAGACCGGTAAAACTACGGTGGCGATCGATACGATCATCAACCAGAAAGAATTTTATGAAGCAGGCAAGCCTGTATATTGTATATATGTAGCGATCGGACAGAAAGCTTCTACCGTTGCACAGATCGTTAAAACCCTTTCTGATAAAGGAGCTTTAGCTTATACGGTAATTGTTGCGGCTAACGCATCAGATCCGGTTCCTATGCAGGTATATTCTGCTATGGCAGGTGCTGCGATCGGTGAGTTCTTCAGGGATACCGGAAGACCGGCTTTGATCGTTTATGATGATTTATCCAAGCAGGCAGTTGCTTACCGTGAGCTTTCCCTTCTGTTAAGAAGACCACCGGGCCGTGAAGCATATCCTGGAGACGTATTCTACCTTCACTCAAGATTATTAGAAAGAGCAGCTAAAGTAATTGCTGACGACAATATCGCGAGCCAGATGAATGACTTACCGGAATCCCTTAAGCCAATCGTGAAAGGAGGAGGATCTTTAACAGCCCTTCCGATCATTGAAACTCAGGCTGGTGACGTTTCCGCGTATATCCCGACCAACGTAATCTCCATTACAGACGGGCAGATCTTCCTTGAATCCGATCTATTCAACTCAGGAGTACGTCCTGCGATCAACGTAGGGATCTCTGTTTCCAGGGTAGGAGGTAACGCTCAGATCAAGTCTATGAAGAAAGTATCCGGTACATTGAAGCTTGACCAGGCTCAGTACAAGGAACTTGAAGCATTCGCTAAATTCGGTTCTGACCTTGATGCTTCCACTCTTGCGGTAATTTCCAAAGGAGAAAGAAACGTGGAGATCCTTAAGCAGCCGGTAAACTCTCCGCTTCCGGTAGACAGCCAGGTAGCGATGATCTACGCAGGTACAGAAAACTTATTGAGAAACGTTCCGATCAGAAAAGTAAAAGAATTCCAGATAGAATATATCGACTTCTTAAGATCCAAGCATCCGGATACTATGGCTGCAATCAAAGCAGGTAAGATCGATGATTCTATTACCAGCGTCCTTAAGCAGGCCGCTAATGATCTGGCTTCAAAATATAACTAA